From the genome of Coriobacteriia bacterium:
AGCGAATTGAAGAGCTGAGTAGCGTCGTGCCCGACATCCTCGCGGCAGGTGAGCAGGTCCAGATCCGTGTATTGCGAAGAGGTGACCGCGTTGTAGTTGCCGGTTCCCACGTGCACGTAGCGCCTGATCCGCCGCCCCTCTTTGCGCACGATGAGCGTGACCTTGCTGTGCGTCTTGAGTCCGAGGAGCCCGTACACGACGTGCACGCCCGCAGCCTCGAGCATTCTCGCCCATCCGATGTTGCTCTCCTCATCGAAGCGCGCCTTGAGTTCGACGAGCGCTGCGACCTCCTTGCCGTTCTCGGCCGCCTCGAGAAGCGCCTGCACGACCGGCGCGTCGCGCCCCACCCGATACAGCGTCATCTTTATGGCCAGAACATCGGGGTCGTTGGCGGCCTGGCGCAGCAAGGCCACGACAGGCTCGAACGATTCAAACGGTCGATGGAGCATTATGTCGTGCTCGCGGATCGCTTCGAACCAGTCGGTGGTCGCGGCCTCGTCGCACCCTGGCGGAAGGGCGGGCACGAAGGGCTTCTCCTTGAGATCAGGCCGATCGACACGGTAGAGCGCGAAGAGGTCTGAGAATCCGAGCGGCGGGTCGACGACCACCATCTCATCCGGTTCGAGTTCGAGGTTCTCGGACAGAATCTGGCGGACGGGCTCAGGCATGTCCTCGTCGACGGTCACTCGGACTACGCTACCGAAACGTCGTTTCCGAATGCCTTCTTCGATACTCTCGAGCAGATCGTCCGCCTCAATCTCCTGGATCTCGATCTCGGCGTCACGCGTGATTCGAAACGCGTGCGCTTCAACGACTTCGTAGCCCGGGAAGAGCGAAGCCAGATGTGTGCAGACGAGATCGTCGATCCAGATGAACCAGTGTCCGTGAGCCCGCCCGGGGCGGCCGCCCTGCCGGCCCGGCATGGGCACAAGTCGAGGCAAGGACCTGGGAAGCTTGAGGCGCGCAAAGCGTTCTTCACCCTCGGGTGAACGCACGACGATGGCCAGGTTCAGAGACATGTTCGAGATGTGCGGGAACGGTCGGCCGGGATCGAACGCAAGCGGCGTGAGCGTGGGGAACGCGGTGTCGCGAAAGTACTCGTCGGCAGCACCTCGCTGAACCGCGTCTAGGTCGCGGTAGCCGACGACGTGGATGTTCTGTGCAGCGAGCTCAGTCCGCAGTGAGCGGTACAGCACACGCCCCCGCCGCATGAGCTCTACCGCGCGCTCACGTGACGCCGCCAGTTGTTCGGCCGGAGTCATGCCGTCAGCCGAAGTACCGCCTACGCCCGCCTTGACCTGCTGCTTCAGCCCCCCGATGCGCACCATGTAGAACTCGCCGAGGTTGCTCGACATGATCGCGAGGAACTTGACCCTCTCCAGCAAGGGGTTGCGCTCGTCCTCGGCTTCCTCGAGTACGCGCTCTTGGAAGGCGAGCAGCGACAACTCGCGATTCAGGAACAGTGACGGGTCATCAAGTCGAACCGCCTCAGGCTCAGGCAGGCCGCTCTCAGGGCTGTCTATCTTCATTGGCTCCCCGCAGGTCCGGCAACCGAACAGGCCCCTCGCATGGTACTCACTTTCGGCAGCTCAGGCACGATTTCACATACCTGACACGAGTGCGCCCGCAAGAACCACGCTCAACGTGTTGACTCTCACGTAACGTGAGGGTCTAGGCTGATGCACCGGAGGTGAGTGCGACATGACGCACACGGTAGGACAGGTGGCCAGGCTCGCGCACGTCAGCGTGAGGACGCTCCACCACTACGACGAGATTGGACTGCTCAAGCCTTCGGCGCGCAGCGATGCGGGCTATCGGCTGTATACGTTGCACTGCTCCGGCAACGGGACCTCATCGCCGAGCAGGCACTTCGGCTGGAGGCGCTGCTCGCACTCATCGACCGATCGATAGCAGCAAACGAAGGAGGTATCCGCATGACGAATGAAGAGATGTTCGAGGTGTTCGGCGACTTCGACCCGTCCGAGTACGAGGACGAGACCAGAGAGCGCTGGGGCGACACGGACGCGTATCGCGAGTCCGCGCGCCGCACCGGGCGCTACACCAAGGATGACTGGGCACGCTTCAAGGCCGAGGGCGAGCATCAGATGGCGAGGATGATCGAGCTGTTCGACGCCGGCGCTTCGCCCGACTCGCCCGAGGCGATGGACGCCGCCGAGGCCGCCCGACTGCAGATCGACGCGTGGTTCTACCCGTGTTCGCGTGAGATGCACTGCGGCCTGGCAGAGATGTACATCGCCGACGCACGCCTTACGGCGCACTACGAAGACCACCGGCAGGGACTCGCGGTCTGGTTCCACGATGCGATT
Proteins encoded in this window:
- a CDS encoding MerR family transcriptional regulator, whose protein sequence is MTHTVGQVARLAHVSVRTLHHYDEIGLLKPSARSDAGYRLYTLHCSGNGTSSPSRHFGWRRCSHSSTDR
- a CDS encoding TipAS antibiotic-recognition domain-containing protein encodes the protein MTNEEMFEVFGDFDPSEYEDETRERWGDTDAYRESARRTGRYTKDDWARFKAEGEHQMARMIELFDAGASPDSPEAMDAAEAARLQIDAWFYPCSREMHCGLAEMYIADARLTAHYEDHRQGLAVWFHDAILANAVRGEE
- the ppk1 gene encoding polyphosphate kinase 1 → MKIDSPESGLPEPEAVRLDDPSLFLNRELSLLAFQERVLEEAEDERNPLLERVKFLAIMSSNLGEFYMVRIGGLKQQVKAGVGGTSADGMTPAEQLAASRERAVELMRRGRVLYRSLRTELAAQNIHVVGYRDLDAVQRGAADEYFRDTAFPTLTPLAFDPGRPFPHISNMSLNLAIVVRSPEGEERFARLKLPRSLPRLVPMPGRQGGRPGRAHGHWFIWIDDLVCTHLASLFPGYEVVEAHAFRITRDAEIEIQEIEADDLLESIEEGIRKRRFGSVVRVTVDEDMPEPVRQILSENLELEPDEMVVVDPPLGFSDLFALYRVDRPDLKEKPFVPALPPGCDEAATTDWFEAIREHDIMLHRPFESFEPVVALLRQAANDPDVLAIKMTLYRVGRDAPVVQALLEAAENGKEVAALVELKARFDEESNIGWARMLEAAGVHVVYGLLGLKTHSKVTLIVRKEGRRIRRYVHVGTGNYNAVTSSQYTDLDLLTCREDVGHDATQLFNSLTGWAADTQFERFLVAPNTLRSGMESRIRREMANAAAGKPAHIIFKMNSLVDRRMVPLLYEASQAGVRIDLLVRGVCTLKPGVEGVSENITVTSLVSRFLEHTRIYWFRNNGRPEVLIGSGDLMTRNMDRRVEVLAPIIDRALVRRLKSILDVYLADNAHTRELAADGTYALRQPNDGEAPVDAQVAFLSVAERRLADGAARR